The Candidatus Methylomirabilota bacterium genome segment GATCTCCGAGGAGCTGCGCGACGCGATCCTGCGCAACGCCCCGACCGCCGAGCTGCGCGAGCTGGCGCAGTCGCAGGGCATGAAGACGCTCCGCCAGAACGGGCTCCTCAAGGTGCTCGAGGGGACCACGACCGTCGAAGAGGTGCTGAGGGTCACCCTGTCGTAGCGCTGCTGCGATTCCGATCAAGGGAGACACGAATGGCCGCGAACATGGCGGATCTGCTGCAGATCATGGTGGACCGCGGGGCCTCGGACCTGCACATCACGAGCGGGACCCATCCGCAACTCCGCATCAGCGGGCGCCTCACCCAGCTCACGCAGTTCGAGCAGTTGACCCCCCAGGACACGCAGCGGCTGGCCTACAGCGTCCTGAACGAAGGGCAGAAGCAGAAGTTCGAGGAGGAGAACGAGCTCGACCTCTCCTTCGGCATCCAGGGGCTCGCGCGCTTCCGTTGCAACGTGTTCCGCCAGCGCGGCGCCGTCGGCGCGGCGATCCGCGTCATCCCGCACAAGATCCGCTCCTTCGACGAGCTCGGGCTTCCGCCCATCGTGCAGCAGCTGGCGGACCGGCCGAAGGGGCTCGTCCTCGTCACCGGGCCGACGGGGTCGGGCAAGTCCACGACGCTCGCCGCGATGATCGACAAGATCAACAGCGAGCGATACGAGCACATCGTCACGATCGAGGACCCGATCGAGTTCGTCCACCCGCACAAGTCCTGCCTCGTGAACCAGCGCGAGGTCTTCTCGGACACGCAGTCGTTCCAGCGGGCCCTCAAGTCCATCCTCCGGCAGGATCCGGACGTGGTCCTCGTCGGCGAGATGCGGGACCTCGAGACGATCGCGGCGGCGCTGACCATCGCGGAGACCGGCCACCTGACCTTCGCGACGCTGCATACCAACTCGTGCGCCCAGACGATGAACCGCATCATCGACGTCTTCCCGACCAACCAGCAGACGCAGGTGCGCGCGCAGCTCGCCCTCGTGCTCGAGGGCGTGCTGTCGCAGACCCTGATCCCCAAGGTCGGCGGCGGGCGCGTGATGTCGATGGAGATCATGACGGCCACGCCGGCGATCCGGAACCTGATTCGCGAGGACAAGATCCACCAGATCTATTCGGCGATCGCCACCGGGCTGAAGTTCGGCATGCAGACGATGAACCAGTCACTCGCGGATCTCGTGAGGCGGAAGCTGATCACCCGCGATGAGGGGATGAATCGTTCGACGCTTCCCGAGGAACTGATGCAGCTACTCGGCAACGAAGGCGTCGGTCCACCGGCCGCGGCCACGGCGGCGGCCGGCGCTTCACCCTTCGCCAAGCGCTAGGAGGGGACCATGCCCGTGTTTGCGTACCGTGGCCGGTCGGCGTCGGGCGCCGTGGCCGGCGAGATCGAGGCGGACGACCGGCCCGGCGCCGTCGCCGCGCTCCGCGCGAAAGGCGTGGTCGCGACGGCGGTCCAGCAGCGGCAGGCCAAGGCCGCCGCGGTCAAGAAGGTCGGCGGCTCGGTCAAGGACAAGGACCTCGCCATCTACACGCGCCAGTTCTCGACCATGGTCGACGCGGGCCTCCCCATCGCGCAGTGCCTCTCGATCCTGTCCGAGCAGAGCGATTCCAAGACGCTGCGCGAGGTGACGGGCCGGATCGCGCGCGAAGTCGAGGGCGGCGCGACGCTCGCGGAGTCCTTCAGGAAGTACCCGAAGGTGTTCGACGACCTCTTCACGAACATGCTCCAGGTCGGCGAGTCGGGCGGCGTGCTCGACGTCGTGCTGCAGCGCCTGTCGGGGTATATCGAGAAGGCCGCCAAGCTGAAGAGCAAGGTCAA includes the following:
- a CDS encoding type IV pilus twitching motility protein PilT, with product MAANMADLLQIMVDRGASDLHITSGTHPQLRISGRLTQLTQFEQLTPQDTQRLAYSVLNEGQKQKFEEENELDLSFGIQGLARFRCNVFRQRGAVGAAIRVIPHKIRSFDELGLPPIVQQLADRPKGLVLVTGPTGSGKSTTLAAMIDKINSERYEHIVTIEDPIEFVHPHKSCLVNQREVFSDTQSFQRALKSILRQDPDVVLVGEMRDLETIAAALTIAETGHLTFATLHTNSCAQTMNRIIDVFPTNQQTQVRAQLALVLEGVLSQTLIPKVGGGRVMSMEIMTATPAIRNLIREDKIHQIYSAIATGLKFGMQTMNQSLADLVRRKLITRDEGMNRSTLPEELMQLLGNEGVGPPAAATAAAGASPFAKR